In one Vanacampus margaritifer isolate UIUO_Vmar chromosome 11, RoL_Vmar_1.0, whole genome shotgun sequence genomic region, the following are encoded:
- the LOC144060531 gene encoding claudin-14-like encodes MASTAVQLLGFFLSLMGFVGTLAATVLPHWRSSAYVGSNIITATAYMKGLWMECVWHSTGIYQCEVYRSLLALPQDMQAARALMVLSCVTSVLAIVVSVMGMKCTYFAQGSFIKSPLVMSGGICFLCAGLLCLTTVSWTTNDVIIDFYDPFLPSGMKYEIGLAVYLGFASSFLSLCGGLVLSWSSKGERSQRRPQRQRSRPSFPPPYNNTSYPPAPPYNPPEALKGNRAPSLCSASSSGYRLSNYV; translated from the exons ATGGCCAGCACTGCAGTTCAGCTCCTTGGCTTCTTCCTGAGCCTGATGGGGTTTGTGGGAACGCTAGCCGCCACTGTGCTCCCACACTGGCGCAGCTCAGCCTACGTGGGTTCGAACATCATCACGGCCACCGCCTACATGAAAGGCCTGTGGATGGAGTGCGTGTGGCACAGCACGGGCATTTATCAGTGTGAGGTGTATCGATCTTTGCTGGCGCTGCCGCAGGACATGCAG GCTGCCCGAGCACTCATGGTGCTCTCCTGTGTCACCTCCGTCCTGGCAATTGTGGTTTCTGTCATGGGGATGAAGTGCACCTACTTTGCCCAAGGCTCATTCATCAAGTCCCCCCTGGTTATGAGCGGAGGGATATGTTTCCTTTGTGCCGGTTTACTCTGCTTGACCACGGTGTCCTGGACCACCAATGACGTCATCATAGATTTCTATGACCCTTTCCTTCCGAGTGGCATGAAGTACGAGATCGGCCTGGCTGTGTATCTCGGTTTTGCGTCATCCTTCCTCAGTTTGTGCGGAGGATTGGTGTTGTCCTGGAGCAGCAAAGGTGAGCGGTCGCAGAGGCGTCCCCAAAGGCAGAGGAGTCGGCCTTCATTCCCGCCTCCTTACAACAACACCTCCTACCCACCGGCTCCTCCATACAATCCTCCAGAGGCCCTCAAGGGCAATCGCGCACCCTCACTTTGCTCGGCCTCAAGTAGTGGTTACAGACTGAGTAATTATGTCTAA
- the LOC144060971 gene encoding high-affinity choline transporter 1-like isoform X1, with product MTIHVEGLVAIVIFYLVILFVGIWAAWKNKNSGVGDGGDRSESIMVGGRDIGLFVGVFTMTATWVGGGYINGTAEYVYLPDYGLAWAQAPFGYALSLVLGGLFFAKPMRSRGYVTMLDPFQQLYGKRMGGLLFIPAVMGEIFWSAAILSALGATLSVIVDININMSVVISALIAIFYTLVGGLYSVAYTDVVQLFCIFVGLWISVPFALSNPAVSDISVTAREAIHQSPWLGKIEPADKWLWADNFCLLMLGGIPWQVYFQRVLSASSATYAQVLSFLAAFGCLVMAVPSILIGAIGASTDWNQTSYGALSPKDKDESDMILPIVLQHLCPPYVSFFGLGAVSAAVMSSADSSILSASSMFARNIYQLAFRQSASDREVVWVMRLTIFVFGALATAMALLTGTVYGLWYLSSDLVYVIVFPQLLSVLFVKGTNTYGSVAAYVFGLLLRIGGGEPYLKLPPFIYYPGWVVQEKIHHLTGDVEYFVQQRFPFKTVSMAASFLANVAFSYLTKYIFESGTLSHKYDFLDAVVSKHSKEIMDKATLVSHDNIILSEMAPVKQALGASLAATFTNREVLSNDEVSSPEEFPDEN from the exons ATGACCATCCACGTCGAGGGTCTAGTGGCCATTGTGATTTTTTATCTGGTAATTCTCTTCGTGGGCATTTGGGCGGCGTGGAAGAACAAGAACTCCGGAGTGGGGGATGGCGGGGACCGGAGCGAAAGCATCATGGTCGGTGGACGGGACATTGGCTTGTTTGTGGGTGTATTCACAATGACTG cgaCTTGGGTGGGTGGTGGCTACATCAATGGGACAGCTGAGTATGTCTACTTGCCTGACTATGGCTTGGCTTGGGCCCAGGCACCATTTGGTTACGCTCTCAGCCTGGTACTAG GTGGCCTTTTCTTTGCCAAACCCATGCGATCCCGTGGCTATGTCACAATGCTGGATCCTTTCCAACAGCTGTATGGAAAGAGGATGGGGGGTCTGCTTTTCATCCCTGCTGTCATGGGTGAAATATTTTGGTCTGCAGCCATTTTATCTGCCTTGG GGGCCACTCTGAGTGTGATCGTGGACATAAACATTAACATGTCAGTGGTGATCTCAGCCCTGATCGCTATCTTCTACACTCTTGTGGGAGGACTCTACTCTGTTGCGTACACGGACGTCGTTCAACTCTTCTGCATTTTTGTGGGTTTG TGGATCAGTGTGCCTTTTGCGTTGTCCAATCCTGCCGTGTCAGACATCAGCGTGACAGCAAGGGAGGCGATCCACCAGTCACCCTGGCTGGGAAAGATTGAGCCTGCGGACAAATGGCTCTGGGCAGATAATTTCTGTTTGCTG ATGTTGGGGGGGATTCCCTGGCAGGTCTATTTTCAACGGGTTCTTTCTGCCTCTTCAGCTACCTATGCCCAGGTCCTTTCCTTCCTTGCTGCTTTCGGCTGTTTGGTCATGGCCGTTCCCTCCATCCTCATAGGAGCTATAGGGGCATCCACTG ACTGGAACCAGACTTCTTATGGGGCCCTCTCTCCAAAGGATAAAGACGAGTCCGATATGATCCTTCCGATTGTGCTTCAGCACCTCTGCCCACCTTACGTCTCCTTCTTTGGCCTGGGAGCGGTGTCAGCTGCCGTCATGTCATCCGCAGATTCCTCCATTCTCTCGGCCAGCTCCATGTTTGCCCGGAATATCTATCAACTTGCCTTTCGACAGTCG GCCTCGGACCGTGAGGTTGTCTGGGTGATGCGTCTCACTATCTTCGTTTTCGGAGCCCTCGCCACAGCCATGGCTTTGTTAACAGGAACAGTATACGGCCTGTGGTACCTGAGCTCGGACCTGGTCTATGTCATCGTCTTTCCCCAACTTCTTAGTGTCCTTTTTGTCAAAGGAACGAATACCTACGGCTCAGTGGCTGCCTACGTCTTTGGGCTTTTGCTACGAATTGGCGGAGGCGAACCCTATTTAAAACTTCCCCCCTTCATCTATTACCCTGGATGGGTGGTTCAGGAGAAGATCCACCACCTCACTGGCGATGTCGAGTATTTCGTCCAGCAAAGATTCCCATTCAAGACAGTGTCCATGGCGGCATCCTTTTTGGCAAACGTTGCATTTTCCTACCTGACAAAGTACATCTTCGAAAGTGGAACGCTCTCACATAAGTACGACTTCTTAGATGCTGTGGTCTCCAAACACAGCAAGGAGATCATGGACAAGGCCACGCTGGTGAGCCATGATAATATCATCCTCTCGGAGATGGCGCCCGTCAAACAAGCACTGGGCGCTTCCCTCGCGGCGACCTTCACCAACCGAGAGGTCCTAAGCAACGATGAAGTGTCAAGTCCTGAGGAGTTTCCAGATGAAAACTAG
- the LOC144060971 gene encoding high affinity choline transporter 1-like isoform X2, whose amino-acid sequence MLGGIPWQVYFQRVLSASSATYAQVLSFLAAFGCLVMAVPSILIGAIGASTDWNQTSYGALSPKDKDESDMILPIVLQHLCPPYVSFFGLGAVSAAVMSSADSSILSASSMFARNIYQLAFRQSASDREVVWVMRLTIFVFGALATAMALLTGTVYGLWYLSSDLVYVIVFPQLLSVLFVKGTNTYGSVAAYVFGLLLRIGGGEPYLKLPPFIYYPGWVVQEKIHHLTGDVEYFVQQRFPFKTVSMAASFLANVAFSYLTKYIFESGTLSHKYDFLDAVVSKHSKEIMDKATLVSHDNIILSEMAPVKQALGASLAATFTNREVLSNDEVSSPEEFPDEN is encoded by the exons ATGTTGGGGGGGATTCCCTGGCAGGTCTATTTTCAACGGGTTCTTTCTGCCTCTTCAGCTACCTATGCCCAGGTCCTTTCCTTCCTTGCTGCTTTCGGCTGTTTGGTCATGGCCGTTCCCTCCATCCTCATAGGAGCTATAGGGGCATCCACTG ACTGGAACCAGACTTCTTATGGGGCCCTCTCTCCAAAGGATAAAGACGAGTCCGATATGATCCTTCCGATTGTGCTTCAGCACCTCTGCCCACCTTACGTCTCCTTCTTTGGCCTGGGAGCGGTGTCAGCTGCCGTCATGTCATCCGCAGATTCCTCCATTCTCTCGGCCAGCTCCATGTTTGCCCGGAATATCTATCAACTTGCCTTTCGACAGTCG GCCTCGGACCGTGAGGTTGTCTGGGTGATGCGTCTCACTATCTTCGTTTTCGGAGCCCTCGCCACAGCCATGGCTTTGTTAACAGGAACAGTATACGGCCTGTGGTACCTGAGCTCGGACCTGGTCTATGTCATCGTCTTTCCCCAACTTCTTAGTGTCCTTTTTGTCAAAGGAACGAATACCTACGGCTCAGTGGCTGCCTACGTCTTTGGGCTTTTGCTACGAATTGGCGGAGGCGAACCCTATTTAAAACTTCCCCCCTTCATCTATTACCCTGGATGGGTGGTTCAGGAGAAGATCCACCACCTCACTGGCGATGTCGAGTATTTCGTCCAGCAAAGATTCCCATTCAAGACAGTGTCCATGGCGGCATCCTTTTTGGCAAACGTTGCATTTTCCTACCTGACAAAGTACATCTTCGAAAGTGGAACGCTCTCACATAAGTACGACTTCTTAGATGCTGTGGTCTCCAAACACAGCAAGGAGATCATGGACAAGGCCACGCTGGTGAGCCATGATAATATCATCCTCTCGGAGATGGCGCCCGTCAAACAAGCACTGGGCGCTTCCCTCGCGGCGACCTTCACCAACCGAGAGGTCCTAAGCAACGATGAAGTGTCAAGTCCTGAGGAGTTTCCAGATGAAAACTAG